The Vespula vulgaris chromosome 22, iyVesVulg1.1, whole genome shotgun sequence genome window below encodes:
- the LOC127071511 gene encoding proteasome activator complex subunit 3, whose protein sequence is MADATAEKVQEYKDSLKTKAEQLLITGFPEKIVKLNELLETPGFRNRKLTDVHQDLNVPIPDPIVLNHSEDGPITKKIKMDNSVDETSGTKVMILPNGPVPCNKPLCELIHVVKPYIRQLLEDSNLLKMWISFLIPKIEDGNNFGVSIQEDTLAEIQSVESEAAAFFDQISRYFISRGKIVSKVAKYPHIIDYRRAIQELDEKEYVSLWLVMCEVRNRYCSLHDLVIKNLEKIKKPRSSNAQSLY, encoded by the exons GTTCAAGAATACAAGGATTCTCTTAAAACTAAG GCAGAACAGCTATTAATAACAGGATTCCCAGAgaagatcgtaaaattaaatgaattattggAAACACCTGGTTTCCGTAATCGCAAATTGACAGATGTTCATCAAGACTTAAATGTGCCCATTCCAGACCCTATAGTTCTTAATCATTCCGAAGATGGAcctattacgaaaaaaattaaaatggacAATAGTGTGGATGAAACTAGCGGAACCAAAGTTATGATTCTTCCTAATGGACCAGTACCATGTAACAAACCTTTATGTGAATTAATTCATGTGGTAAAACCATACATCAGACAACTCTTGGAGGATTCTAATCTG TTGAAAATGTGGATTTCATTTTTGATTCCAAAAATTGAAGACGGTAATAATTTTGGTGTATCAATTCAAGAGGATACGCTTGCAGAAATACAGTCTGTAGAGAGTGAGGCTGCTGCATTCTTTGATCAAATCTCTAG GTATTTTATCTCTCGAGGAAAAATTGTTAGTAAAGTTGCAAAATATCCACACATTATTGATTATAGAAGAGCGATCCAAGAAttagatgaaaaagaatatgtgAGTTTGTGGCTTGTAATGTGTGAAGTCCGCAATCGCTACTGTTCATTACATGATCTCGTCATCAAAAACttggaaaaaatcaaaaaaccaCGCTCTTCCAATGCGCAATCTCTCTACTAA